In Flavobacterium luteolum, the DNA window TTCAAACTAAAAGCTGAAAGGGTTTTAAAATTTATTTTGAAATTTATTTATCCTGCAATAACTGCTCTAGAAATTACAATTTTTTGAATTTCAGAAGTTCCTTCGTAGATCTGAGTGATTTTAGCATCACGCATGAAACGCTCTACATGGTATTCTTTCACGTATCCATTTCCTCCATGAATTTGGACAGCTTCAACTGAAGTATCCATAGCAACTTGTGAAGCAAATAATTTTGCCATTGCACCACTCACATCGTAATTTTTATGATTGTCTTTATCCCAAGCTGCTTTCATACATAAATGACGCGCCGCTTCGATGTTTACAGCCATATCTGCCAACTTAAAAGCAATTGCCTGATGATTGCAGATTTCAGTTCCAAATGCTTTACGCTCTTTAGAATATTTTAGTGCCAATTCATAAGCACCAGAAGCAATTCCTAATGCTTGAGATGCAATTCCGATTCTACCGCCAGCCAAAGTTTTCATAGCAAATTTAAATCCGAAACCATCTTCACCGATTCTGTTTTCTTTTGGAACTTTAACATCAGAAAACATTAAAGAATGTGTATCAGAACCACGAATTCCCATTTTTTGTTCTTTCGGGCCAACTGAGAAACCTGGCATATCTTTCGTCATAATCAAAGCATTGATTCCTTTATGCTTTAATTCTGGATGTGTTTGCGCAATTACTAAATATACAGAAGCTGTGTTTCCGTTTGTAATCCAGTTTTTGGTACCGTTCACTAAATAATGGTCTCCCATATCAATTGCAGTAGTTTTTTGCGAAGTAGCATCACTTCCTGCTTCAGGTTCACTTAAACAGAATGCTCCGTGAATTTCTCCAGAAGCTAAACCTGGCAAGTATTTTTGTTTTTGTTCTTCGGTACCATATTCTTGTAATCCCCAGCAAACTAGCGAATTGTTTACCGACATGACAACAGAAGCAGAGGCATCTACTTTAGAAATTTCTTCCATTGCAATAACGTAAGAAATCGCATCAAGACCACTTCCTCCGTATTTAGGATCAACCATCATTCCCAT includes these proteins:
- a CDS encoding acyl-CoA dehydrogenase, with amino-acid sequence MDFNLTEEHLMIQQAARDFAQNELLPGVIERDEKQIFPTEQVKKMGELGFMGMMVDPKYGGSGLDAISYVIAMEEISKVDASASVVMSVNNSLVCWGLQEYGTEEQKQKYLPGLASGEIHGAFCLSEPEAGSDATSQKTTAIDMGDHYLVNGTKNWITNGNTASVYLVIAQTHPELKHKGINALIMTKDMPGFSVGPKEQKMGIRGSDTHSLMFSDVKVPKENRIGEDGFGFKFAMKTLAGGRIGIASQALGIASGAYELALKYSKERKAFGTEICNHQAIAFKLADMAVNIEAARHLCMKAAWDKDNHKNYDVSGAMAKLFASQVAMDTSVEAVQIHGGNGYVKEYHVERFMRDAKITQIYEGTSEIQKIVISRAVIAG